The Streptomyces durmitorensis genome contains the following window.
CTCCTGGCCAGTGCCATGGACCACGAGATCGGCGGCGGGCAGCTGCCCGCCGTGGTGGCGCAGGCCTGTTTCGCGTGGTTCCAGGCGGCGAACGTCGGCACGGCCGCTTACCCCTTCCTGACCATGGGCAACGCCAATCTCCTCCTCGCGCACGCGTCGAAGGAGCAGATCGAGACCTTCGTACGCCCGATGGTCGAGGGCCGCTTCCTGGGGACGATGTGTCTGTCGGAGCCGCAGGCCGGATCGTCGCTCGCCGATGTGGCGACGCGGGCCCAGGAGCAGGAGGACGGGACGTACCGCCTCTTCGGGAACAAGATGTGGATCTCCGGCGGTGAGCACGAGCTCTCGGAGAACATCGTGCATCTGGTGCTCGCCCGCATCCCCGGCGGCCCGCCCGGCGTGAAAGGCCTCTCGCTGTTCATCGTGCCCAAGGTCCTGGTCGGCGACGACGGTGCCCTGGGCGAGCGCAATGACGTCGTGCTCGCGGGCCTCAACCACAAGATGGGCTACCGAGGGACCACGAACACCCTCCTGAACTTCGGCGAGGGCGCCCACCGGCCCGGCGGTGAGCCCGGCGCGGTCGGCCACCTCATCGGGGAGGCGAACCACGGCCTCGCGTACATGTTCCACATGATGAACGAGGCCCGGATCGGCGTGGGCCTCGGTGCCACCGCGCTCGGCTACACCGGCTATCTGCACGCCCTGGACTACGCGCGCAGCCGCCCGCAGGGCCGTCCGCCGGCCGCCAAGAACCCCGCGTCGCCGCAGGTCCCGATCATCGAGCACGCCGACGTCCGCCGGATGCTCCTCGCCCAGAAGGCGTACGTGGAGGGCGCGTTGGCGCTCAACCTGTACTGCGGGCGGCTGCTGGACGAGCAGCACACCGGCGCCTCGCAGCAGGCGCGCGAGGAGGCCGAGCTGCTGCTCGACGTGCTCACGCCCATCGCCAAGACCTGGCCGTCGCAGTGGTGCCTGGAGGCCAACGACCTGGCGATCCAGGTGCACGGCGGGTACGGCTACACGCGCGAGTACAACGTCGAGCAGTTCTACCGCGACAACCGCCTCAACCCCATCCACGAGGGCACGCACGGCATCCACGGCCTCGATCTGCTCGGCCGCAAGGTCGTCATGAAGGGCGGCGCGGGTCTCGCGCTGCTCGGCGCGCGCATCGCGGAGACCACCGCCCGCGCCACGGAGGCCGGCGGTGACGCCGCCGAGTACGCGGCGGCGCTCGACGCGTCCGTACGCCGGGTGGCTTCCGCGACCGGGAAGCTCTGGTCGACCGGTGACCCGCGGACGGCCCTGGCCAACGCGTCCGTCTACCTGGAGGCGGTCGGGCACGTGGTCGTCGCCTGGATGTGGCTGGAGCAGCTGCTCGCGGCCGAAGCGGGCACCGAGGACGTCCACGCGGGCAAGCGCGGCGCCTGCCGCTACTTCTTCCGCCATGAACTGCCCAAGACCGAGGCCCAGTTCACGCTCCTGGAGAGCCTGGACCGGACCGCCGTCGAGCTGGACGAGAACGCCTTCTGACCCAGAAGTACAGGACCACCGAGCAGACCGCCGCGAACGCGCACCACGTGGAGATGTACTCCCGCTGCCACAGCGCCACGCACACCGCCGCCCCGACGGCGACCAGGACGCCGAAAAGGACGAGGCCCCGGTCGCCGGAGAGGAGCAGGGAGCCGATGGTGGCGACGAGGTATCCGGCGACGATCAGCTCGGGCTGGGGAAGGCCGAGCGAGTACCCGACCGTGTGGCCGCGGATCTCGGCCGTCACGGTGCGGGTCGCCAGGCTGTAGGAGAGCGCCGCCGCCGTCGCGATGCCCGCCGCGAGCGGGATCAGCAGGCGGCGGCGTGCGCTACGCGGTGCCGCGCCCAGCACCGCCACGGGCATCCACAGCGCGAGCAGCGGCATGGCGATCACGGCCCAGGCGACGGTGGCGGGGCCCGTGCCGCCCTCGTCCCGCCACACCTGGGCCTCGATGATCTGGTGCGCTCCGAGCAGCAGCGGGAGCGCCGCGAGCGGCAGGTCACCCGGGCGGGCACCGCGAGCCGCCCGGGTGACACACGCGACCCCGACGGCGGCGATGCCCGCGCCCGCCACGAGATCGGCCGTCGCGCTCCAGCACATGACGATCACGCTACGGTCCCCGCCGCCCGGCGGCGCGCCGGGCGGGCCGCCGGGGTTACGCGGGCCCGCGCGGGTCGGGTTCGATGTTCTGGTTCAGGCGGAAGACGTTGTCCGGGTCGTACGCGGCCTTGACGCGGGCCAGGCGCGCGTAGTTGTCGCGGTAGCTGGCCCGTACGCGCTCCTGCCCCTCGTCCATCATCATGTTCACGTAGGCGCCGCCCGCCGAGTACGGGTGCAGTGCGTCGAAGTAGTCGACGGTCCAGCGCTTGATGAGGTCGGCGCCTGCCGGGTCTGCGTCCACTCCCGCGTAGACGCAGGCCCAGCGAGCGCCGCGGTAGCTCCAGGCGGTGTCCGTGGAGCTGGGGTCGTGCGCGGCGCCGTCGATGGGGTACAGGTGCATCGTCGACTTCATGGTCGGCACCTCGGGGCCGAACTTGGCGTGCAGGGCGACGGCGTCATCCGGGATCGTGTCGACGAAGTCCGCGCGCCAGTACCACTGGTCGCCGGGCGGGTAGAGCCCGTCGAACATGGACTGGAGCACGGGGTGCGGCATCTCGCCCACGGCGTGCAGCAGCGGTTCGGGCAGCGCGTCGAGCAGGGGCGCCATCGCGTGCGCCGCCGCATCGGGGTCCGCGACGGTGTGACACCACACGACGCCGCAGACCTTGCGCAGGTGGAGGTGCTCGGGGAAGGGCGGAGCAGGCAGCACGGTGCCGTACATGAAGAAGCCGTTCACCTCGCGCGGCGCGTCCGGCAGGAAGTCGCGGTAGGCGGCGAGGACTTCGGCACCCTGCTCGGCGGGCCAGAAGGTGGGGCCCGCGACGACCGTGCTCAGCTCGTGGAGCCGGAAGAGGAAGGAGGTGACGACGCCGAAGTTGCCGCCGCCGCCCCGGATCGCCCAGTAGAGGTCGGCGTTCTCGTCGGCGCTCGCCCGCACCTGGCGGCCGTCGGACAGGACGAGGTCGGCCTCCAGGACGTTGTCGATGCTCAGCCCGAACCTGCGGGTGAGGTGGCCGAGACCGCCGCCGAGGGTGAGCCCGCCGACGCCGGTCGAGGAGATGATGCCGCTCGGCGTGGCCAGGCCGTGCTCGTGCGTGGCGCGGTCCACCTCGCTCCAGACGCAGCCGCCGCCGACGCGTACCGTGCGGGCCGGTGCGTCGACCTCGATCGACTTGAGCGGTGACAGGTCGGCGACCACGCCGCCGTCGACGGTGCCGAGGCCCGCTCCGTGGTGGCCGCCGCCGCGGACCGCGAGCGGCAGGCCGTGGGCGCGGGCGAAGCCGATGACGCGGGACACGTCGTCGGCGTCGGTGCAGCGGGCGACGAGCGCGGGGCGCTTGTCGGCCATCGCGTTGTAGACGGCGCGCGCCTCGTCGTACCCGGCGTCGTCCGGGCCCGTCAACTCACCCTTGAATCCTGCCAGTTCGCTGCGTGCTGCCTGTGCGGGCGTGATGGACATGTGCTCCCCCGTTGGATCGGTGCATCCGATCAGCCCGTTCTAGTGCCGCCCGACGCGCACCGGTATCCGTGCCCGCCACCCAGCTCGGGTCCGGCGATTGCCTACTTTTCGCGGCCGATTTCGACCCCCAGCTGCGCGGCGCGGGCGGCGACGTCGCGCCGGGTGCGGGCGCCGAGCTTCTCCAGGACCGCACGGACGTGGTTGTCGACCGTGCGCACGGACAGGAAGAGCCGCCCGGCGATCTCGATGTTGGTCAGGCCCTGTGCCAGGAGCCGTCCGACCTGGAGCTGGCGGCCGGTGAGGCCCGCGGGGTTGCGGCGGGTAGCCGCGTGCGGGCCGCGCGGGATCCGGGCGACGCCGAGGGCGCGCAGGTCGGCGCGGACGATCCGGGACAGGGGTTCGGCGCCAAGGGCGTCGAGTCCTGCGAGCGCGGTGAGCTTGTCCGCCGGGTCGGGGCTCTGCGCCAGGGCGGCGGCGTGTTCGTAGGGGCAGCCCGCCGCCCACCAGGCCTCGGCGGCCAGGCGCCACTGCCCGGCGGCCTGCAAGGCGTACGGGTGGTCCGCGTCGTCGGCGGGGACGGGGTGCCCGGCCATGGTCAGCCAGTGGCCGAGCTCCGCGCGGTACGGTGTCGCCGCCAGGCCGCGCGCCTGTACATACAGGGGGCCGACGGCGTCGATCACGGCCGCGTGGTCGCCGCGCAGCCACGCCGCCTCCGCCCGTGCCGCCGCGACCGGGGCCGTGCGCTGGAGCTCCCGGGTCCGCGCGGCCACCTCCCAGGCCTGCGCGAGCAGTTCGTCGCCGCCCTCGGCGCCGCGCCGGATCCGCACGCGGGCGAGGACGGTCAGGGCGGGGCAGCGGGCGGGCGGGAACTCCTGGGCGTCGCCGGACTCGGCGTGCTTCTCGGCCTCGTCCCACTTGCCCGCAGCGAACTGCCGCAGGGCCAGCTCCACTTGGAGGTAGCGCAGGAACCCCAGATGCTCCGTGCGGTCCGCGAACTCCATGGCGGGCGCCAGGAAGTGGTCCGCCTCCGTGAACCGGAGGTTCTCCAGGAGCGTCCAGATGACGTTGGCGTAGGCGCGGCAGGCGTGCTCGGCCTCGTCCGCCTTCAGCGCGACCGCCAGGCTCTCCTCCAGCTGCGGGCGCCCCAGCGGGTCGCCGCCGCGCCAGCGTGCGGTGCCCACGTTGTTCAGGGCGTGGGAGAGGATCGCCGCGTCGCCGGTGCGCCGGGCCAGGGTGATCGCGCGCTCGCCGTAGCCGATGGCCTCGGCGTACCGGTCGGAGAGCATGCGCAGCTGCGAGGTGTTGCTGAGCGCGAGCGCCAACAGCCGCTCGTCCCCGGCCTGTTCGAGTACGTCGATGGCTTCCCTCGCGGCCTCCTGCGCCGCGTCCGCGTCGCCCGCCCACCAGTGGATCCGGGACAGCCAGCGCAGATCGGCGCCGAGCGCCCGCAGGTCGCCCAGCGAGCGGCGCAGGGCGACGGCTTCGCGCTGGGCGCTGACGGCGGCCGGGGAGTCGGCGATGGTGTAACTCTCCACGGCGAACCGCTCCAGGAGGTCGGCGAGTTCGGCCGGGCCGTAGCGTCTGCGCTGCCGCAGGACGAGGCGCAGCTGGGCGGCGGCCTCCCGGTGGGCGCCGGTGCGGGCCGCGTCCCTGGCGGCGTCGGGTCCGTAGCGCGCGATGGCGTCCTGGTCGCCCGCCTGGGCGGCGTGGTGGACGATGCGCGAGGAGTCGGCGCCGGGCTGCGCGACCAGGACGGTGAGCACCTTGCGGTTGAGCTCGATCCGCCGCGCGGCGGGCAGCGAGTCGGCGATGGCGCGCCGGATGATCTCGTGCCGGAACACCACGCGCTCGGGGGTCACGACGAGCAGCCCGCGCCGTTCTGCCGCGGTCAACTGGCAGACACCGTCCGCCAGAAGGGCGTCGGTCAGGGGGCGCTCGACCGCCGACGGCAGCACGGCGAGCTGTTCGAGCGCGTCACGCGCGGTGTCGTCGAGGCCGCGCAGCCGGGCGAGGACGGCGTCGACCACGGTCGGCGGCACGTCCCCGGTGCCGCCCGCCGCGACGACCTCGGCGACGTAGAAGGGGTTGCCGGACGTCACGGCGTACACCTGCGCGGGATCGAGGCGGCTGGCCGCGCTCAGCGTGCGCACGGCGCTCCGCGAAAGGCGCGGCAGGGGGACGCGGTGCACGCGCGCCGCCCGCGACACCTGGCCCAGGAGGTGCCGCAGGGGGTGCTCGCGGCTCAACTCGTCGTCACGGTAGGTCAGCACAAGGACCGCGGGCATCCGGTCCACACGGCGTACGAGGAACCGCAGCGCGTCGAGGGAGGCCTCGTCAGCCCAGTGCACGTCCTCTACGACGAGGACCGTCGGGTGCGGCGGATCGCCCAGCTCGGCCCGCAGCGCGTCGTACACCCGATGCCGGTCGCCGCCCTCTGTCACCGCCTGCGCCAGCTCGGTGCGCACACTGCCGACCAGGTCGCGGAAGGGGCCGAGCGGGCGCCGTGTCGCGAGGTCGTCGCACTGCCCGACAAGCACTCTGGCCTGCGCGGACAGCGCACCCGGCAGGGCGTTCACGAGGCTCGACTTGCCGATCCCCGCCTCACCGAAGACGAGCGCCACCGAACCCGCTCCGTCGGCCGCTTCCCGTGCGGCGGCGGTCAGTCGAGCCAGCTCAAGATCCCGCTCGAGGATCCCCCCGTCCACGCGGCGAATTCTCCCACGCGACCGCGTATTTCCGTCGCCCGCACGGAGGTTCGGTCAGCGTCGGCCTGCCTCAGGCCCGCAGATGACCGAGCACCAGCCGCCCTCGGGGCGAGAGCCGGTACCCCGTCTCCAGGGACTCGGTGAGACCGCGCTCCTTGAGCTTGCGTACGTCCGCCTTGAAGGGCTGCGTCTTTCTGCCCAGCTCAGCGGCCAACTCGGCCGCGCGTACGCCTGGTTGATCGTCGATCAGCTCAAGGATCCGCGCGGTCCACGGCTCCCGTCGGCTCCGGGCGTCCATACGGGCGAGCTCCGCGACGATCTCGTCGAGTTCAGCGGTGGGCGCGTCCGTGTCCTGGCGCAGCCGGATCCGCGGGTCGTCACCGGCGATGCGGACCCCGATCCGGTAGAGCCGCCGGTCCGCGCCCGGCCGCTGGTCGGCGAGCAGCCGGTCCCGGTCGGCGAACCCCGCCCGGCGTGCGTCGCGGTCGGTGACCGCCGACTCCGGCACGCTCTCCACCGCGCCGACCACCAGGACGCCGACCGCGGTCCGCAGCTCGGTACCGGGGCGCACCGCGGGCCTGCGCCAGCGCCGGAAGGCCAGATCGATCTCACCGGCCGCGATGCCGTTGAGCACGTCGCGCTGGAACAGCAACACCGACTCCGATCGTGGACAGTGACGGCCTGACGGCCTGACGGCCTGTGCCGATCCCTCCATTCTCGCCTCGTTCCGGGCCCCCGGCCTCGTACGGGGCGCGAAGGCCGCGACCGGGGGCGGCCGAAGCCGCCGTCCGGCGGTTCGGTCCTGCTGCGGGGCCCTCCGGAAAGCGACATGAGTAAAGCGCGTACGCTTACGTCATCGATCGCAGGATGATCGCACCCCTCGTTCCCTGCCAGGAGGACGCATGACCTCGGCGTCGCAGACCGCACGCACCCCCCAGACCCTCGACCGCCCCTTCGGCGTCGGCAGCCTCAACCTGCCCAACCGCATCGTGATGGCACCGATGACCAGGGAGTTCTCGCCGGGCGGCGTGCCGGGGGCGGACGTGGCGGAGTACTACGCCCGCCGGGCCGCCGCCGGCGTCGGCCTGATCATCACCGAGGGGACGTACGTCGATCACGCGTCGGCCGGTACGAGCGACCGGGTCCCGCGCTTCTACGGTGACGACGCCCTCGAAGGCTGGCGCAAGGTGGCCGACGCCGTGCACGCGGCGGGCGGGAAGATCATTCCGCAGCTTTGGCACGTCGGCATCACGCGCGACGAGGGCACGGGCCCGGTGCCCTCCGCTCCCCCGGCGGGCCCCTCCGCGATCGGCCTCGACGGGCAGCCCAAGGGCAGCGCGCTGACGGCCGACGACCTCGACGACGTGATCCGGGCGTTCGCCGACGCCGCGGCCGCCGCCGAGCGCATCGGCTTCGACGGCGTCGAACTGCACGGTGCGCACGGCTATTTGATCGACCAGTTCCTCTGGGAGCGCACCAACCGGCGTACGGACGGCTACGGCGGCGACATCGAGTCCCGCACCCGCTTCGCCGCCGAGATCGTCGCGGCCGTGCGCGCCGCCGTCTCGCCCGACTTCCCCATCGTCTTCCGGCTCTCGCAGTGGAAGGCCGGCAGCTACGACGCGCAGCTCGCCGAGTCCCCCGAGGAGCTGGAGCGCCTGCTCACGCCGCTGGTGAACGCGGGCGTCGACGTGCTGCACGCCTCCACCCGCCGCTACTGGCTCCCGGAGTTCGAGGGCAGCGACCTCAACCTCGCGGGCTGGGTCAAGAAGGTGTCCGGCAAGCCGGTGATCACCGTGGGCTCGGTCGGCCTCGACCAGGAGTTCATCGGTCCGAAGGGCTGGGCCGCGCCGTCCGCGTCCACCGGCATCGAGCCGCTCATCGACCGCATGGAGCGGGACGAGTTCGACCTGGTGGCGGTGGGCCGCGCCCTCATCGCCGACCCGGAGTGGGCGGCCAAGGCCCTGGAGAACCGCCTCGGTGACGCGCTGCCCTTCGACAAGTCGCTGCTCAAGAGCCTGGCCTGAGCGACAGCCACCCGAGGGCGGCCTCGGCACCTGCCGGGACCGCCCTCGCGGCGCGACCTGACACCGTATGCGCGGCGACGGCAGCTAAGCCCATACGCTGCTGTCGCCCGCGGTCGCGTACGATATGCGCATGACCTGGCCTGCCACCGAGCGCTATTTCCCCACCGCCGTCCCCGGCGGCCTGGGGCTCGTGCAGGACATCCTGAACACCGCGCCCTCCGGCGGCGGACCCGATGCCGACCTCCTCGGGGACGTGGCCGCAGCGCAGGGCTGGGTCTCCGTGGCGCTTCCCGCCTGGGCCGAGGCGACGGGCCGCACGGCGGTGCGGCTCACGCTCACCGAAGAGGACCTTCCCAAGCTGCGGCAGCTGCGCGAACAGCTGCGCCGGGCCCTGCTCTCGCGGTGCGGCACGACGAGCGGCGAGACCGCGCGCTTCACCTCGTGCGCCCTCCAGGTCAACCTGCATGGCGACGCGGCCCTGACCACCGAGCCCGAGGGTGAGGGCTGGCGCTGGCTGACGTCCGCCGTGCTGTGCGAGGCACTGCTCGCCCAGACGACCGGAGAGTGGCGGCGCCTGAAGATCTGCCGCAACGAACGCTGCGCCACGGCGTTCTACGACCGCTCCCGCAACAACAGCGGCGTGTGGCACTCCACCCGCGGCTGCGGAAACGCCGCGAACCTGCGGGCGTCGCGCCAACGCCGCCGCGCGGGCGCCGAAGCAGAACCTGCACCAACAGCGACACCGGCACCGGCACCGGCACCGGCACCGGCACCGGCACCGGCACCAACAGCGACACCGGACGGTCAGGCGTGATGCCACCGCGCCCACGGGCCGATGCGGCGGGGAGCACGGCGCCGACGCGGATACTCGACTGGCGCCACCCGCGCGTCGCCAAACTCATCCGGAGCGTCGGGGCCGCCGCGCCCGGATCCCCCGCGTTGCCCGGCTCATCGCGCCCCTCCGACCAGTTGGCCACCCTGCGCCGGGCGCACGGACGGATCGCCGCGACCGTACGGCCGGTGTACTCGGTGCACGACCAACGGCCGGTGTCGGAGGTGCTGCGGCGCGGCCGGGGCTCGTGCAGTCAGCGGCTCGCGATCCTGGAGTCCGTGGCGCGGGCGTCCGGCGTCGCCACCCGGGTGCGCGGCCTGCGCGTGGACGGCGCGTTCTGGCACGCGCGCTTCCCGCACCTTCGACGGCTCGTCCCCGAGCAGGTCCTGCTGGCGTGGCCGGAGTTCCGCCTCGACGAGCCGTCGCACGGCCGGGCGGCCACGGTCCCGTGGCTCCCGGTGTCCGAACTCTTCGGCGGCCTTGACGAGTTGAGCGAGCGCCGCGCCGGCGGCTTCACGAACGAAGGGGCGGAGACGCTCTTCGAGGCGCTGTCCCGGACGGCGGTCGACTGGGACGGAGCGACGGCCCGGGACGGAGCGACGGCCTGCGCGGCCGACACGCCATCCTGCGACCTCTCGGCCCATGTCCTGGCGGACCTGGGGCACTTCGACTCACGCGACGACCTCTTCGCCCGGCACGGCCAGACCCTCTGCGGTCCCGCGCGCTGGGTGGCCGAACCCGTCCTCGGCCGCCGCTCGGCAGGCGCCCGGCCCTCGGCCACGCCTCCCGCTCCGGTCGCCTGAGACCGGCCACCGCACACCACTCAACTCCCGTACTCCACCAGGCTGGTGCGTGTCACGATGCGTCGCGCGGGGCCGGGTTCGGGCTTCTTCCCGGAGTCGGAACCCCTCCCCCGCATCCGGTCGGCGAGGAGGCGTCCCGCCACCCGGCCCAGCTCGTCGCTGTCGTACGCGACGAGGGTGATCGGCAGGCCGAGCGCGTCGGCCAGTTCGAAGTCGTCGAAGCCCGCGAGCGCGGTGTCGGTGCCGGACGCGCGCAGGGCGCGGAACGCCCCGATCGTGTTGCGGTTGTTGGAGCAGAACAGCGCGCTGGGCGGCTCGGGCAGCGCGAGGAGTTCGGCCGCCGCGCGGCGTGCCTCGCGCGGTTCGGTCTGCCCTTGCCGTACGTAGCGTTCGTCGTAGGGCAGGCCGTGGGCGGCGAGGGCCGCGGCGTACCCGCGCAGGCGCTCGGTGCCGGTGTAGACGGCGGGCGGTGAGCCGAGGAAGCCGATGCGGCGGTGGCCGCGGGTGATCAGCCGGGCGGTGGCGGCCAGAGCCCCGCCGAAGTCGTCGACCAGGACGCAGTCGGCGTCGAACCCCTCGGGCGGCCTGCTGGCGAGCACCACGGGGACGCCGTCGGCCGCGGCGGCGGCCAGATGGCGCTGATCGGCCGATGCGGGGACGGCGATGATGCCGTCGACGCGGCGGGCCACCAGGTCGGCGACGAGTTCACGCTCGCTGTCCAGGTCCTGGCCGGTGTTGCC
Protein-coding sequences here:
- a CDS encoding DUF6629 family protein produces the protein MCWSATADLVAGAGIAAVGVACVTRAARGARPGDLPLAALPLLLGAHQIIEAQVWRDEGGTGPATVAWAVIAMPLLALWMPVAVLGAAPRSARRRLLIPLAAGIATAAALSYSLATRTVTAEIRGHTVGYSLGLPQPELIVAGYLVATIGSLLLSGDRGLVLFGVLVAVGAAVCVALWQREYISTWCAFAAVCSVVLYFWVRRRSRPARRRSGPGSPGA
- a CDS encoding ATP-binding protein, producing MDGGILERDLELARLTAAAREAADGAGSVALVFGEAGIGKSSLVNALPGALSAQARVLVGQCDDLATRRPLGPFRDLVGSVRTELAQAVTEGGDRHRVYDALRAELGDPPHPTVLVVEDVHWADEASLDALRFLVRRVDRMPAVLVLTYRDDELSREHPLRHLLGQVSRAARVHRVPLPRLSRSAVRTLSAASRLDPAQVYAVTSGNPFYVAEVVAAGGTGDVPPTVVDAVLARLRGLDDTARDALEQLAVLPSAVERPLTDALLADGVCQLTAAERRGLLVVTPERVVFRHEIIRRAIADSLPAARRIELNRKVLTVLVAQPGADSSRIVHHAAQAGDQDAIARYGPDAARDAARTGAHREAAAQLRLVLRQRRRYGPAELADLLERFAVESYTIADSPAAVSAQREAVALRRSLGDLRALGADLRWLSRIHWWAGDADAAQEAAREAIDVLEQAGDERLLALALSNTSQLRMLSDRYAEAIGYGERAITLARRTGDAAILSHALNNVGTARWRGGDPLGRPQLEESLAVALKADEAEHACRAYANVIWTLLENLRFTEADHFLAPAMEFADRTEHLGFLRYLQVELALRQFAAGKWDEAEKHAESGDAQEFPPARCPALTVLARVRIRRGAEGGDELLAQAWEVAARTRELQRTAPVAAARAEAAWLRGDHAAVIDAVGPLYVQARGLAATPYRAELGHWLTMAGHPVPADDADHPYALQAAGQWRLAAEAWWAAGCPYEHAAALAQSPDPADKLTALAGLDALGAEPLSRIVRADLRALGVARIPRGPHAATRRNPAGLTGRQLQVGRLLAQGLTNIEIAGRLFLSVRTVDNHVRAVLEKLGARTRRDVAARAAQLGVEIGREK
- a CDS encoding acyl-CoA dehydrogenase; amino-acid sequence: MASLLLSRRDLEFLLYEWLDVPALTARERYADHSRETFDAALELSEQIATRHFAPHNKKNDAQEPTFDGERVHIIPEVKEALRVFGDSGLLASAMDHEIGGGQLPAVVAQACFAWFQAANVGTAAYPFLTMGNANLLLAHASKEQIETFVRPMVEGRFLGTMCLSEPQAGSSLADVATRAQEQEDGTYRLFGNKMWISGGEHELSENIVHLVLARIPGGPPGVKGLSLFIVPKVLVGDDGALGERNDVVLAGLNHKMGYRGTTNTLLNFGEGAHRPGGEPGAVGHLIGEANHGLAYMFHMMNEARIGVGLGATALGYTGYLHALDYARSRPQGRPPAAKNPASPQVPIIEHADVRRMLLAQKAYVEGALALNLYCGRLLDEQHTGASQQAREEAELLLDVLTPIAKTWPSQWCLEANDLAIQVHGGYGYTREYNVEQFYRDNRLNPIHEGTHGIHGLDLLGRKVVMKGGAGLALLGARIAETTARATEAGGDAAEYAAALDASVRRVASATGKLWSTGDPRTALANASVYLEAVGHVVVAWMWLEQLLAAEAGTEDVHAGKRGACRYFFRHELPKTEAQFTLLESLDRTAVELDENAF
- a CDS encoding LacI family DNA-binding transcriptional regulator, with amino-acid sequence MPEPRPPADGPPTLRDVAERVGVSAMTASRALRDDSRVLPATRERIRAAAAELGYRPNEVARSLRLGRGTGLVGLVVTNLANPFYSRLALGVDSVIVDDGFKTVIGNTGQDLDSERELVADLVARRVDGIIAVPASADQRHLAAAAADGVPVVLASRPPEGFDADCVLVDDFGGALAATARLITRGHRRIGFLGSPPAVYTGTERLRGYAAALAAHGLPYDERYVRQGQTEPREARRAAAELLALPEPPSALFCSNNRNTIGAFRALRASGTDTALAGFDDFELADALGLPITLVAYDSDELGRVAGRLLADRMRGRGSDSGKKPEPGPARRIVTRTSLVEYGS
- a CDS encoding FAD-binding oxidoreductase; this encodes MSITPAQAARSELAGFKGELTGPDDAGYDEARAVYNAMADKRPALVARCTDADDVSRVIGFARAHGLPLAVRGGGHHGAGLGTVDGGVVADLSPLKSIEVDAPARTVRVGGGCVWSEVDRATHEHGLATPSGIISSTGVGGLTLGGGLGHLTRRFGLSIDNVLEADLVLSDGRQVRASADENADLYWAIRGGGGNFGVVTSFLFRLHELSTVVAGPTFWPAEQGAEVLAAYRDFLPDAPREVNGFFMYGTVLPAPPFPEHLHLRKVCGVVWCHTVADPDAAAHAMAPLLDALPEPLLHAVGEMPHPVLQSMFDGLYPPGDQWYWRADFVDTIPDDAVALHAKFGPEVPTMKSTMHLYPIDGAAHDPSSTDTAWSYRGARWACVYAGVDADPAGADLIKRWTVDYFDALHPYSAGGAYVNMMMDEGQERVRASYRDNYARLARVKAAYDPDNVFRLNQNIEPDPRGPA
- a CDS encoding NADH:flavin oxidoreductase; translation: MTSASQTARTPQTLDRPFGVGSLNLPNRIVMAPMTREFSPGGVPGADVAEYYARRAAAGVGLIITEGTYVDHASAGTSDRVPRFYGDDALEGWRKVADAVHAAGGKIIPQLWHVGITRDEGTGPVPSAPPAGPSAIGLDGQPKGSALTADDLDDVIRAFADAAAAAERIGFDGVELHGAHGYLIDQFLWERTNRRTDGYGGDIESRTRFAAEIVAAVRAAVSPDFPIVFRLSQWKAGSYDAQLAESPEELERLLTPLVNAGVDVLHASTRRYWLPEFEGSDLNLAGWVKKVSGKPVITVGSVGLDQEFIGPKGWAAPSASTGIEPLIDRMERDEFDLVAVGRALIADPEWAAKALENRLGDALPFDKSLLKSLA
- a CDS encoding transglutaminase domain-containing protein; amino-acid sequence: MPPRPRADAAGSTAPTRILDWRHPRVAKLIRSVGAAAPGSPALPGSSRPSDQLATLRRAHGRIAATVRPVYSVHDQRPVSEVLRRGRGSCSQRLAILESVARASGVATRVRGLRVDGAFWHARFPHLRRLVPEQVLLAWPEFRLDEPSHGRAATVPWLPVSELFGGLDELSERRAGGFTNEGAETLFEALSRTAVDWDGATARDGATACAADTPSCDLSAHVLADLGHFDSRDDLFARHGQTLCGPARWVAEPVLGRRSAGARPSATPPAPVA
- a CDS encoding CGNR zinc finger domain-containing protein gives rise to the protein MTWPATERYFPTAVPGGLGLVQDILNTAPSGGGPDADLLGDVAAAQGWVSVALPAWAEATGRTAVRLTLTEEDLPKLRQLREQLRRALLSRCGTTSGETARFTSCALQVNLHGDAALTTEPEGEGWRWLTSAVLCEALLAQTTGEWRRLKICRNERCATAFYDRSRNNSGVWHSTRGCGNAANLRASRQRRRAGAEAEPAPTATPAPAPAPAPAPAPAPTATPDGQA